CCGTCTCCGCCCACTTGTTGTGATAGACGACCAGCGCGCGCGCCTGGCCGTAGCCGTTGGAATAGGCCAGCACGTTTTCGTCCACCTCGCCCGAGTCGCGGTACACGTCATAGAGAAGAAAATGCTCCGCGCCGCTGAAGAGCTGCCGCTGCCGCAGAATCGGAAAGATCTCGCGCTCATGGCGGTGCACGAGCTCTTCGTCGGGATGTTCATCGTAATAGGCGCGTTGATACTCGTGGCCGTATTTCTCCGTGAGTCCCTCGATCTGCCCGTGGCCGAACATCGGCAGTCCCGGCATCGTCGCCATCATCAGGCACACGCCGAAATATTTGTCGCCCTTCCCGAATTGCGCGACCGCCGTGTCTTCGTCGGGATTGTTCATGAAGTTGACGAACCGCTGCAAAACGCGCGGATCGAACTCCAGAACGTTCTTGATTACGCTGCGGTACTTCGCGTTCTCCTCCAGCTTGAGCATGTTCATAAACGCGCTGTTGTATACGCGATGCATGCCCAGCGTCCGCACGAAGTAGCCTTCCAAGAGCCAGAACGCCTCCGCCAGCAGCAGCGTGTCGGGAGCCTCCTCGGCCACCCGGTCCACCACTTCCCGCCAGAACTCGACCGGCATTTGCGCGTCGAATTCCTCCCGCGTCATGCCTGAGATTGCGCGCGACGGAATCGCTCCGCCCGTTCCCGGCTCGGGAAACCACAACCGCGCGTAGTGTTTCTTGGTCAGCGTCATCGCCGCGTCGAAGCGCAGGATCGGCGTCATCCGCGCCACGTGCAGAATGAGTCGGATGACCGCTTCCCGCACTTCGGGCAACAGGAAATTGAGCTGCGCGGTGTCGTTCCACGGCATCGAAGTTCCGTCGTTGCCGTGATAGACGTAGCGCACGTCGCCCGTTCGCTTGTCCACGCGCTGAAACACCACCGCCGCGTCATACTGCGCCCAGTAGCCGTCCTCGATCCGCAGTTCCAGATTGGGATCGCTCGACAGATCGGGACCCGTGTAGCGATACGCCCCGTAGGGCGGCTGCGACGACCGAATGAACCAGTCGGGATGCTCGCGCACCCACCGCGAATCGAGTCCCATGTGATTGGGAACCAGATCGGAGGCCAGCCGAATGCCGCGCCGCAGCGCGCGATCGCGCAGATTCGTCAGCGCCTCATCGCCGCCCAGATCGCCCGACACGCGGTAATCCCACAGTGAATAGGCCGACGCCACCGCGTCAATGTTCCCCCGCAGATGCTTGATCTTGCGCGAGGCTTCGCTGCGCTCCCAGATTCCGATCAGCCACAATCCGGAAAATCCCCAGTGCGCGAGACGGTCGAGCTCTTCGTCGGGAATCTGATCGAGACGGCGGATCGGACGTCCGTAGCGGCGGGAAAGCTGATCGAGCCACACGTAGATACTCTTGGCCAGCAGAACCACCCGCGGCATCCAATCGGTGTCGTCGCTGAACCGCTCCGGCTCGGCGTGCGCGCCTTCGAACATCGCCCGCGACGCGAGACGGCGCAGATACTCCAGATCGGGTGTCTGTCCCGCGCCCGGCGTCCACGGCCCCCGCTCGTCCTCGCGCACGATGTCTTCCGCCACCAGCAGCGCCCGCAGCAGTTCGGGTCCCAGCAAATCGGCCCACTCGCCGCGAATGTATTCGAGCTGTCCGCGCAGCGAATCGGGCGAACTCTTGGCGGGGGAGGCGAGAAGCTCGAAGAGCGATTGCCCCTTCGGACCGAACGTCGGCATCTGTGCGAAGAACTTCTCCAGTTCCCACACCCGTTTCAGGTAGTCGTCGCGCGTCGTCAGTTCCCGGTCGTCGTACAGATCACGCGTCGTCTGAGCGGCCGGATTGGCGTTGGCGAAAAACACCAGCAGCATCTGTTCGATGAGCGCGTGCCGTCCCGGCAGGTCGCCCAGCCGCGCATGGAGAAAATCGCGCAGATCGCGCTCGCCGCGAAACACCGGAATCGGAGTGTAGTGCGTGCCGAATCGCTGCACCGATTTCTCGACCGGCGGTTCGGGCGGACGCTCGGACAACCACAACTCGGCTTTCTCGAACATCTCCGGCTCGCGCTCCTTGCGGTAGCGATCCACCACCACGTGCAGAATGTATTGAATGAGCACGAGGGCGTAAAGATGTCCGGGCTTCGCCCCTTTTCCCTGCGGGCCAAGCCGCGCGTTCATCCGCGCCACCAGCTCCTGCACGGTGATGACGTCGGGCTGGCGAATGGTGCCCTCGTCCTTCAGGAGATCACGGTCGAAGGAGTACCGCTCGCGGGCCGGCCGCGAGAGATGAAACTCCAGCGGTGACGGCGGATCGAAAGTGTGTTTCTTGGGATCAGGCATATCGAAATTCCAACGCTGGCGGGGGATGAAAGAGAACCGACGAAGAAACGACCAACGCGATACGATGAGGCAGCGGGTGAGGCATGCCTCTCCAACTCATTTCCAACCTGAACATCCGATCAATAACTTGTTGAATAGCCTACTGTTCGTTATATCAGCCTCTTCTTGACACACAAACAAAATTGTCGTATATTTGTGTCGGATATTGCCACAAATAGTTGTCTAAATGGGACTTTATCACATGAAAGCTGGTTTTATTAAACTTCCGCGGGCAATCTTCGAACTCTGCCCGATCTCCCGCCGCTTCACCCGCTTTGAAGCCACCGCCGATCTTTTCAGACGCGCTAACTACCGAAAAACCAATCCGACCGATCACAAGGAGTCCATTGAACTGTATCCCGGCGAGCTATTCCATTCCACCGAGGGCCTGTCGGAAAACTGGAACTGGCCACAAGCCGAAGTCGAGCGATTCCTCGAAGCGCTGCAGAACGCCGGCGTGCTCACCCGATCGCGCCGGGGAATGAGCAATGTTCTCAGCCTCCATCACGACGGCCGGTTCTGGCAAGCCATTGATTTTCCGTCAAAGAACTCTGCTCTTCCAAAGAGAGAATCTCTTTCTTCTTCCCTTCTCGAAGAACCGGAAGAGAAGATCCTCTCTTCGGAAGACGGCGGCGAGACGGCGGAGGATTTTCCCCGGGCGGAGTGGGCCGAGTTTCTGCGGCAGACAATCCTCGAGCGGCGGCTCGGCGCGCTCAACCGGACACGGCTTTCCGAACTGCGTGCCGAGTTCGAGACCAAGCTTACCGCCGAGGGTCGCTGGCCCGCAACTACCAGCCTGTCGGGCGCAGCGTCAGACCTTCCCGGCCATACCGTTCCCGGTCGTACTCGACGGCCACCAGACTCCCCTCCCGCAACTCGAACGTCAGATCATTGACGGTCGGCCGATCGCCCTGCTTGCGAAGCTTCACGTGCACCATCTTCCCGCTGCCCAGTTTCCACGTTCCCGTTTCGATGATGGTGGGGACGTTGGCCACCTGTTCGGTGTGAAACGCGGCTGTAAGGTCGTCGTTCAGGATGAGCGTGACCGCCCGGCCCGGTCCGCCTCCCGGTGCAAACATTCCTCTATGTTCGCCGATGACGTCATGGCTGGAAATCGAAGAACAGCCCCCGATCAGCGCGGCCGCGATCAGAAGCCCGAATGGGACTCGGCCCATAGCGAATTCCTCCTCTGTGACTTGAATCCGGTCACCTGCAATGTACGTACAATGGGCGGAGAAATCAAGGGATTGAGGAAAAAGTGAAGCGAAACGAGGAAAAGGGATGAGCTGGATCCGCCGGATCGAGAACCTGCTCGGCGATTCGCGGCACACCCAACGTCGGATACGACGGGATTCCACACAAAAAACGGGCGCGACCTCATCGCGCCCGCAGATCACGCCAACCGTATTTGGGTATTCATTCCGCCGAGTATTGAAGCGCGCGCTTTCGCTCCATGATAATCTGCATGACCACTCGCACCCAATGAAGACTGCAATGATCATCACAGGCATCCGTGTTGGCGGAATCGAGGCAATAGCCGGGACACGTCTCCTTGCCTAAGTTCAATTCGGTGTATTCCATTCTATCGTACAGGGATCGGAACATCACCACCGGAACGGCAAACGTCGAGCCACAATCCTTCCTGCGATGCGTGAAGAGCAGCAATCCCTGATGAAGATCGAACGGGAACACCTGAAATCCGTTGAGCGTCACCGCCGGATCGTCAATCAGTTCTTCAACCGAATGCCACGACTGATGACACTTCTTGCAGGAAGCGGTCAACTTGAGTGAATCTGTATAAAGCTCTCGGTTCATCGTGCGTCTGCGGTCTCTGCGGAACCTGCGCGTCGTGAATAATACAAGAGAATATTCGCCACTTGATTATTCAACGAATGCAGAGACACAAAGTTCCGTCAAGGCACTGCTCGTGCCGATGACAGCCAAACCCAAGCGGGCCGCAAAGCCCGCTCAGAAACATCTTCTCTTATAAATCACCGAATGACGGGAAGATCATCCTTCGGCCGCGGTCATCGCCTCGGTTTCGGGCTTGACCGGCGGATCGTTGATGAGATACTTGAAGCGTCGCTCGAACTCCTCCTTCGACAGCTTGCCGATGAGCGCGAGCCGGGCCGTGGTTTTCACTTCCGAAAAGTCGCTGGCTTCGAGGCGAACCATGTATTGCCGGGCCACTTTGTAGCTGTCGGAATCAATATCCACCTGACGGATGCGCAGCCGCCCCGATTCGGAATCGGCAAGATCGGCAAACGTGAGTGGAATCACCTTGCCGCGATTGATCGCCACGATGGCTCCCGATCCGCCGTTCAGAAGATAGCGCACCGCCGCATAGCCGAGGTCCTGCACGTATTCGCGATCGAACGGAATGGGAGCCGCGCAGCGCAGCTCATAGCCGATGTCCTTGGCCACGATGGTCGCGGGAATGCCGCGTTCCTTCAATCGCCTCGTGACTTCGCTCTTCACCATCCGTCCCAGATCAATTTCCGAAAAACGGATGTTGCCGTGCGCGTCGTAGTCGAGATCGGCCACCTGCATGAGCTCGTTCTTGTCAATGCGGTCGAGGATTCCTTCGGCGAGCACGGCCACGCCGTAGGGACGGCTCATCGCCATGCGCTTGATCGCCGAGCTTTCCAGAATATCGCAGATCGTGGTAAATGAAATCTTGCGGTCGCGGAATTCCTCGCCGATGATCGTCAGCGTTGCGCCCGCCGCCTTGCCGGTTCCCAAGGCCAGATGACCGGCCTTGCGACCCATGCTCACGACGTAGTACCAGCGATTGGTGGTCTGCGCATCCTCCATCAGCGTGCGCACGATGTCGGCTCCCACGTGCCGGGCGGTTTCGTAGCCGAAGGTGGGCATGTCGCCGGGCAGCGGCAGATCATTGTCAATGGTCTTGGGAACGTGAGCCACCTGAATCTGCTCGCCCAAGAGTTCGGCGACGCGATGACTGCTGTAGGCGGTGTCGTCGCCGCCGATGGTCACCAGATAATCCACTTCGAGCTGCGTCAGCGCCCGCACCGCGGCTTCCATCTTCTGCGGACTGCCGGTCGGATTTTCGCGGCTGGTGCGCAGAATCGAACCGCCGAGGAATTGAATCCGGCTCACCGCTTCGATATCGAGTTCGGTGGTACGGCTTGAATCGCCGCGCGACAGCCACTTGAAGCCGTCGAAAATTCCCATCACGCGCAAGCCCGAGTTGACGGCTTCAATGGTGATCGAGCGGATCACTCCATTTATACCCGGAGCGGGGCCACCGCCCACGAGAATGGCCACAGTACGGCGACGAATGGCATCTTCAATCTTTAGCATATTTTTGTTCTTTCTTGGTTTAGCATTGATGTTCAAGTCGCCGGGTCGCGACTGTTCCCGCTCAATTTAGCACTTCTCGCGTAAGATTCAAACTTCTCAGGCTGCACGGGAAGCGGTTGCGCCTTGCCGGTTCGTTATGTATATTGTTTCAGATAAGTCTATCTGGAAACGGGGATTGCGGGCAAAGCGGGCGGTCATTTCCCCAAACTACAGTAATGGCGCAAGCCTCGTGCCGCCGCTTGTTGAACTCGCATTCATCCCGCCTCCGTTCCGCCATTCAACCTTCTGGAACCGACAATGACCGACCATCTTGACACTTCGCGCGAGCGAAAAGACCAACTGAAACAGAAGATTCTCGATCTCCATCAAGGAGCCAACCCGGAAGTGTTGCGCGGGGAGATTGCTCATCTGATGGGCAAAGTCTCCTACGGCGAAGTGGTGCAGGTGGAACAGGAACTCATCGCCGAGGGACTTCCCGTGCAGGAAGTGACCGACCTGTGCGACATTCACTCGAAGGTGTTGTCGGGGCAGATTGATCTTTCCGGCGTGAAGCCCGCTCCGACGGGACATCCCGTTCACACGTTCACCGCCGAGAACAACGCGCTGCAAACGCTGATCGAAAACATCGAGTCTTCCCTCAGCGATCTGGCGAACCTTCCCAAGGACGCACCGGCGGCGGAGGTGGTGGACACGCTCGTTTCGCAGTTTCGCTTGCTCTTCGACGTGGACAAGCACTATCGCCGCAAGGAGTATCTGCTCTTTCCCTACATGGAGAAGCACGGCATCACCGGCCCGCCGAAAGTGATGTGGGCCAAGCACGACGAAGCGCGGGCAATCATTAAAAAGGCGCTCGCCTATCTCGACGAAGCGCAGAACGCGAAAGCGGGAGTGGTGACGGTGAAGGCCGATCAGGTGCTGCGACCGGCGCTGCTGGCGGTCTCCGAAATGATCGTCAAGGAGACGAAGATTCTGCTGCCGATGTGTCAGGAAGCTCTGGAGCCGGCAGAGTGGTTCGAGATTGACCGGCAGAGTCCGGAGATCGGATTCTGTCTGTACGATCCGAAAGTGCAGTGGATTCCCGAAGACGCGACCGGCATCGAACCGGAGACGGCGGAGAAGGGACGGGTGACGCTGCCCACCGGCAGTCTGTCACTCGGCGAGTTGTTCTCGATCTTCAGCGCGCTTCCCATCGGTCTGACCTACGTGGACAAGGATGATACGGTGCGATTCTTTACGCATGGCCGCGATCCGATCTTCGACCGCAACCGCTCGATTCTGGGACGGAAGGTGCAGATGTGTCATCCGCCCAAGAGCGTGCATCTCGTCAACCGCATCCTCGATGATTTCAAGAGCGGCCGACAGGATAAGGCCGAGTTCTGGATCAACATGGGCCCGAAGTTCGTGTACATTACCTACTGGGCGGTACGCGACGAATTGGGAGAATATCTGGGAACCGTCGAGATGACCACCGACCTCGCGCGGCAGCGCAAGTTCGAGGGCGAACAGCGGCTGTTGGACTACGAAGCGGGAGGCAAGTGAAGCGATGAACGATGAAGGTCTCTTTTTCACGCCTTAGATCGGGCCTCCGGCCCGACAATGGGTAGCATTCACGCACAGAGGAACGCTCAAGTGGGGAGGTACAAATGAAGACGCTGGCGAAGATCGGTTTGCTTTGGACGCTGACTCCGTTCTGTTTGTCGGTGCAGGCGCAGGACAGCCTCAATGTGAGGCAAGTGGGGTTGCTCGACGACTATTGGGACGCAGCCCAGGCAGTGGTGGTTGTAGGGACGCTCGCCTATGTCGCCACCGGTCATTCTGGGCTGCGAATCGTAAGCATCTTTTACCCCGCCTCCCCCATAGAAATCGGTTACTATGACACTCCAGGGCACGCCCAGGGTGTGACGGTGTCCGGAAATTGGGCGTACGTTGCGGATGACCGTGGGGGTCTTCGGGTGGTGAACATCATGAATCCTTCCAGTCCGGTTGAGGCGGGATTCTATGACACTCCGGGATTTGCTTATGGTGTGGCGGTGGCGGGAAACTACGCCTACGTGGCGGACGGGGGTAGTGGCCTGCGGGTGGTGAACATCACGAATCCTTCCAATCCGGTTGAGGCGGGGTTCTATGACACTCCGGGATTTGCTATTGGTGTGGCGGTGGCGGGAAACTACGCCTACGTGGCAGACTGTGGAAGTGGCCTTCGGGTGGTGGACATTTCGAATCCCTCCAGTCCCTTCGAGGAGGGCTTCTATGACACTCCGGGGTGGGCTGATGGTGTGGCGGTGTGGGGAAACTACGCCTACGTGGCGGACGAGTATAGTGGTCTTCGGGTGGTGGACATTTCGAATCCCTCCAGTCCCTTCGAGGAGGGCTTCTATGACACTCCGGGGACTGCGAATGGTGTGGCGGTGGCGGGGAATTACGCCTACGTGGCGGACGAGTATAGTGGACTTCGGGTGGTGAACATCACGAATCCCTCCAGTCCCTTCGAGGAGGGCTTCTATGACACTCCGGGGTGGGCTGATGGTGTGGCGGTGTGGGGAAACTACGCCTACGTGGCGGACGAGTATAGTGGACTTCGGGTGGTGGACATTACGAATCCCGCCAGTCCGGTGGAGGCGGGATTCTATGCTCCGGGATCTGCTGAGGGTGTGGCGGTGTGGGGGAATTATGCGTACGTGGCGGACTGGGATGGTGGACTTCGGGTGGTGAACATCACGAATCCCGCCAGTCCTTTTGAGGCGGGATTCTATGACACTCCGGGGACTGCGAATGGTGTGGCGGTGGCGGGGAATTACGCCTACGTGGCGGATGCGGGTAATGGCCTGCGGGTGGTGAACATTACGAATCCCTCCAGCCCCTTTGAGGAGGGCTTCTATGTTACTCCGGGGTATGCGAATGGTGTGGCGGTGTCGGGGAATTACGCGTACGTGGCGGATGCTGACAGGGGTCTTCGGGTGGTGAATATCACGAATCCCTCCAGTCCGGTTGAGGCGGGGTCCTATGATCCTTCGGGGTCTGCGAATGGTGTGGCGGTGGCGGGAAACTACGCCTACGTGGCACATTCTTTGGGTCTTCTAGTGGTGAACGTCACGAATCCCTTCCATCCGGTTTTGACGGGATTCTATGACACTCCGGCGCAGGCTCAAGATGTGGTGGTGGCGGGGAATTATGCCTACGTAGCGGATGGAGCAAGTGGTTTGCGGGTGGTGAACATCACGAATCCCGCCGCCCCATTTGAGGTGGGATTTTATGACACGCCGGGGTTGGCAAGCGGTGTGGCGGTGTCTGGGAATTATGCTTACGTGGCAGATGGGCCATATTTTGGCATCTACGACTGCTCGGAAGCGTTGAACACAACACGTTCCGCCTTTTCCGATTTACCCGTTAGCTTCACACTGCATCCGGCCTTCCCCAATCCGTTCAACGAACAGACGATGATTCGCCTCGATCTGTCGCAAACGGTGCGCGGGAGGTTGGTGGTGTACGATCTGCAGGGGCGGGAAACGGCTACGCTCCTCAACAGAGTGTTGAACGCAGGCTCACATGAGGTCTTGTTCAACGCGAACGGGCTTGCATCGGGAACGTACTTCGTTCGACTGGAGTCGGCGGAGTTCTCCGCAACACAAAAGGTGATGCTGCTTCGATGACCAGCACAACAAGCTGCACCACACAAAACGAATGCGTCTCAGAGTTGTCATAGCCATCCTGGCCGGCGCGCTGTTCATCCGGAGTGATTTCGTCGCACCGGAGGATGCGAGCATTCCCGGAGGCGAGTGCACGACGGCGGTGATTGCGGGCTTTGCGACGGCGAACGGGCGGCCGCTGCTCTGGAAAAACCGCGACGTCTCGCAGCCGCATCAGGAAATCGTGTACTTCGACGACGGAATCTATCCGTACGTGACGATTGCCAACGCGGGCGATTCGACGCAGGCGTGGGGCGGCGTGAACAGCACGGGCTTCGCCGTCGAGGACGCGAACAACTGGAACACGCCCGACACCGTGGCCGGCCCCGAGGACGACGGCACGATCATCAAGCTCGCTCTGCGGACGTGCCGGACGGTCGCGGACTTCCAGCGTCTTCTTGACTCCACTTCGATTGCCGGTCATACGCAACCGGCGATCTTCGGCGTGATTGACGCGGAGGGCGGCGCGGCGATGTTCGAGACCTTCGCGCACTCCTACATCCGCTATGACGCGAGCGATCCCGAAGCCGCGCCGCTGGGAGTACTGGTTCGCTCCAATTTTTCGTATGCGGGCAGCGCGAGCGGACGGATCGGCGTTTATCGGCATGACCGTTCTCTGGAACTCATCGAAGCGGCGGTGCAGGGAGACTCTCTGACCGCGAAATACATCTGCCGCACGGTGGCGCGCGATCTTCGCACCGACGAGAATTTCGATCCCTATCCCCTGCCGTTCGAGGGATTTCAGGGCGGTTTGCCGCGGGGATGGATTTCCACGTGGGGCGCGACGTGTCGGCGGTTGACGGTCTCGGCATGCGTGGTCGAGGGCGTGTTGCCCGGCGAGAATCCGCTGCTCTCCACTCTGTGGGCGTTTCCGATGGCCGTGCAATATGGAGTCGCGTTGCCGTTCTGGGTGGCGGCTGAACAAACTCCGCCGGAAGTGAACAGCGACAGCACGGGACCTTTGTGCGACATCGGACTGCGCATCAAAACGATTGCCCAACATGCCGAAGGATTCCACGACACGCTGGACACGTACATTCTCGACAACGGCGTGGGCGGGGGAATTCACGCGACGACGTTTCCGCTCGAAGATACGATCTTCGCCCGCACCGAGGCACGACTTGCATTATGGCGGGACACGACGATTCTGACGCGGTGGGACATGGCGAGGCTGTCGGCGGGACTGGCGCGGATGGCGTATGATTCGCTGGTGAATTGGCCGGGGCCGGGAGACCTGATCGCGTCTCCGCGCGCGCCGCAGAATGTCACGGCCTATTTCGTGCCGGGCGCGGGTCTGCGGCTGCGGTGGGAGGCGGTGACGGAAGACACGCTCGGTGCGCCGATCACGCCGGAGGCGTATGCTATCCTGAAGAAGGACAGCACAGATGGCGAGTGGCAGCAGGAGGAGATCGTGGCCGGCACCTTTACGGAGTATGCTATTCCCACGGCATGGCTACCGGAGAAACGATTCTACTGTGTGAAGGCGATGATCGAAGAGCAATCGCGGCTACGCTAATAGACGAAATCTAATTTTAAGCAGCGACACAATGAACGGGCTGCCCGCACGGGCAGCCCGTTTTACATCGTGCATAACCGGCAGCGATTACTCTTGGCCGACTTTGAGAATGGCGATGGCTTTTTCGAGAGCGGTGCGCGCTTCCTGCTGGGCTTCGGGAGTTTTGGCTTCGGCGAGTTCCTGAAGCGCACGGTCGCGGGCTTTCTTCGCGCGATCGAGGTTAATGTCTTCCTTGCGCAGGCAGGACTCGGCGAGAATGACGGCGCGATTGCCGTGGACTTCGAAGAAACCGCCGGTGATGACAAAATCGAAGCTTTCATCGGGATCGTCCACGTGGAGCCGTCCCGGTTTCAATCCGGCCATCAGCGGAGCGTGATCGGCGAGGACGCCGAAATCCCCGCCCACGCCCGGCGCGCGCACGTGAATGATTTCGCCGGTGTAGACCGACCCGGTGGGCGTGACGATCTCGAGTTTGAAAATCTTGGCCATTCCTATTTCTCGAGCTTCTCGAAGTTCTGGATGGTTTCTTCGATGCCGCCGCACATGTAGAAACAGTGCTCGGGAATATGATCGTATTCGCCTTCGAGAATGCCCTTGAAGCTGCGCACGGTGTCGGCGATTTTCACGTAGGCTCCCGGGCGGCCGGTGAACGCTTCGGCGACGTGGAACGGCTGCGAGAGGAATTTCTGCATCTTGCGCGCGCGATCCACGGTGAGCTTGTCTTCATCGGCGAGCTCATCCATTCCGAGAATGGCGATGATGTCCTGCAGGTCCTTGTAGCGCTGGAGAGTCTGCTGGACGCGGCGGGCGGTGTTGTAGTGATCGTCGCCGACCACCTGCGGATCCAGAATCCGCGAGGTGGAGTCGAGCGGATCCACCGCCGGATAGATTCCGAGCTCGGAAATTTTGCGCGAAAGCACTGTCGTTGCGTCGAGATGCGCGAAGGTGGTGGCGGGCGCGGGATCGGTGAGATCGTCGGCGGGAACGTAAATCGCCTGCACCGAGGTGATCGAACCTTTCTTGGTGGAGGTGATGCGTTCCTGCAAGGCTCCCATCTCGGTGGCGAGCGTGGGCTGATAGCCGACCGCCGACGGCATGCGACCGAGCAGCGCGGAGACTTCGCTGCCGGCCTGCGTGAAACGGAAAATATTGTCAATGAAGAGCAGCACGTCGCGGCCTTCCTCATCGCGGAAGTATTCGGCGAGCGTGAGTCCGGTGAGCGCCACCCGCGAACGCGAGCCGGGCGGTTCGTTCATCTGGCCGAACACCATCGTCACTTTCGAGTTCTTAAGCGCGTTCCGGTCCACGGTGGTCATGTCGAAGGCTGTGACGTCGAAGCCTTTTCCGAAATCCGTCACTCCCGATTCGACCATTTCGCGGAGCAGGTCGTTGCCTTCGCGGGTTCGCTCTCCGACTCCGGCGAACACCGAAATTCCGCCGTGTTCCTTGGCGATGTTGTTGATGAGTTCGAGGAGAATGACGGTCTTCCCCACTCCGGCGCCGCCGAAGAGTCCGATCTTACCACCGCGGGCAAAGGGCTGAATGAGGTCAATGAC
This bacterium DNA region includes the following protein-coding sequences:
- the atpD gene encoding F0F1 ATP synthase subunit beta, translated to MNEGTVKQIIGVVVDVEFPEGELPTLYAALHTQIAGQESTITLEVQQHLGDNTVRTVSMNPTEGLTRGSKVVNTGQPISVPVGAGTLGRLMNVVGEPIDTLGPIPAEKRYPIHRPAPPLTELDTSSEVLETGIKVIDLIQPFARGGKIGLFGGAGVGKTVILLELINNIAKEHGGISVFAGVGERTREGNDLLREMVESGVTDFGKGFDVTAFDMTTVDRNALKNSKVTMVFGQMNEPPGSRSRVALTGLTLAEYFRDEEGRDVLLFIDNIFRFTQAGSEVSALLGRMPSAVGYQPTLATEMGALQERITSTKKGSITSVQAIYVPADDLTDPAPATTFAHLDATTVLSRKISELGIYPAVDPLDSTSRILDPQVVGDDHYNTARRVQQTLQRYKDLQDIIAILGMDELADEDKLTVDRARKMQKFLSQPFHVAEAFTGRPGAYVKIADTVRSFKGILEGEYDHIPEHCFYMCGGIEETIQNFEKLEK